Within bacterium, the genomic segment GTGTAGAGCCAAACCGTTTTACCGTTGCAGACCAGGGACTGCTCGAAGGGGCTTACGTAATCTATGCGGAACTCGTCGGGAAGGAGGCTCGTCATGGTACCGCGCATGACGTGCCGCTGGCCGAGCATGCCGGAGGCGGTGACCCGGCGGACGTCGCAGGTGAAGGTGCGGGCGCTGGCGTAGGAAGCCTTGACCCGCGCGACGACCTCGCTCGTGGTCAAGTCCCCGGCGAGGACCGCGGTGAACACCAGCAGGGATGCTACTACTCTGCGCATGACCCTCCCGGGTCGGTGATTTTCTTGGGGCTACGCGGGTTCCCGGCGGGCGGCAAGGGGTTTAAACGAGCGAACCGAGCGAAGCGAGCTACGCCTCCGGCAAACCGAACGAAGTGAGCTACGCCTCTGGCGAAACCCCCTGTCTCCTTTCATCGCGGGCGGTTCCTGTCCAGTAACCCACCACCGCGTCCACCTCGCCCTCGTCCACGAAGGCGCCCTGGAGCCGCAGCGGCTCCGTCGCCCCCACGGGGAGGAAGAGGAGGTCACCGCCGCCGGCGAGCTCCTCGGCGCCCCCCTGGTCCAGAATCACCCTGGAATCGGTCTTCGAGCGGACCTGGAAGGCGATACGGCTGGGGAAGTTGGCCTTTAAAACGCCGGTCACCACGTCCACGCTGGGACGTTGGGTGGCGACGACGAGGTGGATGCCCACGGCGCGCGACATCTGGGCCAGCCGGGCCAGCGGCTGCTCCAGGGCCTTGCCGGTGGCGGCCATCAACTCGGCCAGCTCGTCCACCGCCAGGACGATATAGGGCATCGGCACGTCGCCCCGCTCGCCCACGGACGAGTTGAAGGCGGCAATGGAACGGCACCGGGCCACCGACAGCCGATTGTACCGCTGGTCCATCTCGTCCACCAGGCGCCCCAGGACGGCGAGGACGGCGTAGGGATCGTAAACGGGGGCCGTCAAGAGGTGGGGCAGCCCGTCGTAGGGGGCCAGTTCCACGCGGCCCGGATCAACGAGAACCAGCCGGAGGTGCCGCGGACCCACCCGGCACAGAAGCGACAGCAGCAGCGCGTTCAGGAAGACGCTCTTGCCCGACCCGGTGGTGCCGGCGACCAACAGGTGCGGCAGCTCGCAGAAATCGGCCACCACCGGCTTCCCGTCCTGGGTCAGCCCCACGGGGAAGGCCAGGGGGCTCGCGTGCTCCTGCCAGGTGGGCTCCTCGAGGAGCTCGCGCAGGCGGACCGTACGTCGCCGGCCGAGGGGAACCTCCAGGGACACCGTCCCCCGCTCCGGGTTCGGGGCGAAGCGGACCTGGTTGCACCCCATCGCCAGCGCCAGCTCGACCTTCAGCCGGTCGAGGGAGGCGATTCTGACCCCCGGGGCCAGGCGCAGCTCGAAACGGCCCAAACTGGGACCCGCGGTGTATTCCACCACGTTCGCCGCGAGCTGATTCTGCTCCAGGAAACCGGTGAGGGTTCTGATGCGGGCGCGGCGCTCCTCGGGGTCTTCCGGCTGTTCGTCGGGCTCGCGGGGGCCGAGGAGGTCCAGGGGCGGCGCCTCGTGCATGGCGCTCACGCCGGGCTGCTGCCACTCGGGCAGGTCGCTGACCGGCCCTTCGACGACCTCGGGCTCGGGGGGCGCGGGTTTTGCCGGGGGCATAGCTCGCTGCGCTCGGTTTGCCTTTTCGACGGGGAGCACCGGCTCCGCTGGAACCGATTCGACGGGCGCGACTGTCTCGGGCACCGCGCGCGACCAATCGCGGCCCCGGAACAGGCGGCCGACCTTCACCGCCATCCACCGGAACCCACCGGCCACCCCTCCGGCCAAAGCGGCGAGCCGGACGCCGGTGGCCAGGGTGAAGCCGAAAATCAGTCCCACCAGGGCCGCGACGACGGTGCCCAGGGAGCCGACGGCGCCGAGTAAACCCCCGGCGACGCCGGCACCGACCCAGCCCCCATAGCCGTGCCAGGGGATTCCTGGCTTACCGAGGCCAGTCAACCCGAAGAAAACCGCGAGGGAGGTGATCAAGACGAGGAAGCCGAGAATTCTCCGGCCGAGCTTTTCCCGGGTCCCCCGGAGTAGCTCCACCCCCACGTAGGCGGCGACCAGGGCCAGCGCCAGGGCGAGGTAACCGTAAAGCCACATCTGAGCTCGGCCCCAGGACAATCCAAGGTCACCGACGAAGCCGGAGGAGACCTCGCCCAAAGTTTCCGGCGCGCCAGAATCCAGGAAGACGATCAGGCTGACGAAGGACAAGACGCCGGCGACGAGCAGGAAGAGGCCCGTCCCGACGGCCCGCTTAATTTCCTTCTTCTTTACCCGTCCAGCCAAAGCGTTACCCGACGATGAGGGAGAGCGTGGCCGCAGCCGCGCAGTAGATTCCGAAGAGCCAGAAGCGCCCGCTCCGTACGGTCCGCATGACGACCCAGATGGCCGCCAGTCCGGTGAGAAATGCGGCCAGGCCCCCGACCAGATACACGGACCACGAAAGCCACTTACCCGAGGAAATCACGTCGCCCAGCTCGATGAGGTTGGCCCCGAGGACGGCCGGCAGGGAGAGGAGGAAGCTGAACTCGGCGGCGTGCCTCTGCTCTTCGCCCAGGTGTATCCCGGCGACGATGGTCGCGCCGGAGCGGCTGATTCCCGGCAGGATGGCCACCGCCTGGGCCGCGCCGACGAGGAGGGCGCGCCACCACGACGG encodes:
- a CDS encoding DNA translocase FtsK 4TM domain-containing protein — its product is MAGRVKKKEIKRAVGTGLFLLVAGVLSFVSLIVFLDSGAPETLGEVSSGFVGDLGLSWGRAQMWLYGYLALALALVAAYVGVELLRGTREKLGRRILGFLVLITSLAVFFGLTGLGKPGIPWHGYGGWVGAGVAGGLLGAVGSLGTVVAALVGLIFGFTLATGVRLAALAGGVAGGFRWMAVKVGRLFRGRDWSRAVPETVAPVESVPAEPVLPVEKANRAQRAMPPAKPAPPEPEVVEGPVSDLPEWQQPGVSAMHEAPPLDLLGPREPDEQPEDPEERRARIRTLTGFLEQNQLAANVVEYTAGPSLGRFELRLAPGVRIASLDRLKVELALAMGCNQVRFAPNPERGTVSLEVPLGRRRTVRLRELLEEPTWQEHASPLAFPVGLTQDGKPVVADFCELPHLLVAGTTGSGKSVFLNALLLSLLCRVGPRHLRLVLVDPGRVELAPYDGLPHLLTAPVYDPYAVLAVLGRLVDEMDQRYNRLSVARCRSIAAFNSSVGERGDVPMPYIVLAVDELAELMAATGKALEQPLARLAQMSRAVGIHLVVATQRPSVDVVTGVLKANFPSRIAFQVRSKTDSRVILDQGGAEELAGGGDLLFLPVGATEPLRLQGAFVDEGEVDAVVGYWTGTARDERRQGVSPEA